Genomic segment of Acinetobacter sp. XH1741:
TAAAAGTATTAAATTATTCCCGGGTTTTAAAATTAATCTGACCCATAAAGGCATCAGCAGTGCCAGCATTGGCAAACCTGGTGCTTCTCTAAATATTGGGAAAAAAGGTACGCGAACCAGTGTCGGCATTCCAGGTACGGGACTATCTTACTCTAAACACCAACCTTACTCTAAAAAGACCCGTGTTCCACAACCGACATCGCTAGAACACACGGAATATAATCCTCAGAATTTAGAACAACCGAAGACAAAGATCTGGCCTTGGATTATTTTTGGAATATTGTGTTTTATGGTGGGTGCCGTCATTTTTTAGCAAGAACCGCATTGTATTTTAATCAAAAAAAATGCCCAGATGGATGAATGGGCAAACTAAGGAATTAATATCCTTCAGAAACTCCAGCGCAATTCTCGCTACTTTCAGTAAGCGACTCTGGCTCAATCATGAGGGTCTGACTCAATCGAATCGAGGTAAATCGATCCATCACAATTGGAGCAGAAATTATGCTTGAATACATTCTTGGATGATGCTGAAAAGTCTTTGAGTTTTAATCAATAAATAAGAGTATTCATGTCTACCCTCAACTTTACTTATTTTCAGATAGCAACCAATCGAGAGCACTCATTTTTACAATACCATTATAATTTGCTTCAGCCCCTATCGTGTCTAAGGTAAGTAAATATTTGGGATACGAATCAGAAATTTTCTGTAATGGACGTAACTCTCGGCTGAGTGTCTCCTCATTGAGCGTTTCTAATGCCACCTGATAATAAGTTAAATTCTGTAAAGTATCGACAGCAACAAAATCAATTTCATATTCATCAACCCGCCCTACATAGACCGTATAACCTCGTCTGACAAGCTCAAGATAAATCACATTTTCTAAGATATGACCTTGATCAGCATTAGCATCAGGCAACATAATCCGGCGCAATCCGACATCAACTAAATAGTATTTTTCAGAGGATTGTAATAACTCACGCCCGCGTACTTTAAATTGTGCGGCACTATAAAATAACAAACTGTCCTGTAAGCCCTGAATATAGCGTTTTACTGTTTCAAATGAGATTTTAACCCCGCTTGAAACAAAGGTATTTTTAATTTTATTGATGGAAATGGGTGAGCCTGTCACGCTTGCCAAATATCTTGCGACACGCTCGAGAGAGTTAATATCAGCAGTATTCAAACGAGGAATAACATCTTTAAACATTACACTGGCATAGACCGCTTGCAAGTAATCATAGGTTTCCTGCTGACTAGTCATGGCAAGCGTATAGGGGAAACTACTGTGCGTGTACATGGCATACAAATCACGATTGGATAATTGTTGGATGATCGGATTATTTTCAATATGCCACTGTTTAAACTCTTGGAATGACAAGGGTAAAACATGTTGCTCGATATAGCGTCCTGTGAGTAACGTCGCAAGTTCTCCACTTAGAAAGAATGCATTTGAACCTGTAATATATAAATCGATATAATCCCGAACATATAAAGAGTCGACTACTTTCTCAAAATTTGTAACATGTTGTATTTCATCTAAAAAAACATAGTTTTTTTTACTTTTATCAACTTTGGACAATACATAATCATGTAGTTTACGGTAATCGGTGAGTTCTTCAAATTCCATAAATTCGAAGTTGATGGCAATGATGTTTTCGGCTTGTACACCCTGTGCTTTTAGGTCTTGTTGAAACATCGCCAATAAGGTGGATTTTCCAGAGCGACGCACACCTGAAAGTACTTTAATGACATCACGGTCTTGCCATGTATTCAGAAATTTTAAGTAGCCATCACGTCGAATATTAGCGCTTCTCATTATTTACACTTAGAATCTAAAGTTTTAATAAATTCTATCAAATTTTAGAATGTATATGTAAATATATTTAGTTTTAAGAAAAGTTTAAAGGTTAAGTGAAACATTCAAAGCTACTGTAGAAGCATGTAAACATGCAGATCTGATCAAAATCCAAATTCTGTCTTTTTGATTATTTTCCATGTCATGTTATTTCATTGATGCTACGAGTTAACTGCTATATAAATTAAGTGAAAAGTAAATGGAACTAAGATGTTAACTAGAGTGGAACTCATTTTTGTTGTGCTGATGGTCTCAGCCTTAATCCTAATTGCTTATGAAATGCTAAAAGGTTTATTTTAGAGCATCTATACAATTTTTGATCAAAAAAAAAGCCCACAGAGGGAATCTATGGGCGAAACTAAGGACCTTGACGGTCATTCAGAAACTACAGCTAGTTTCTGGTTGTGATTCTGGACTGAATTAAAAATAACCACATTGGCTGAATGTATCAAAAGTTAAATCATGTGATTAATCATTGATACATCTGCAAAAATGAGCTCATCGCTCTGTTGATTAATACAGTAATTCACCAAACAAATC
This window contains:
- a CDS encoding DUF4236 domain-containing protein, with amino-acid sequence MGFRFRKSIKLFPGFKINLTHKGISSASIGKPGASLNIGKKGTRTSVGIPGTGLSYSKHQPYSKKTRVPQPTSLEHTEYNPQNLEQPKTKIWPWIIFGILCFMVGAVIF
- a CDS encoding ATP-binding protein, giving the protein MRSANIRRDGYLKFLNTWQDRDVIKVLSGVRRSGKSTLLAMFQQDLKAQGVQAENIIAINFEFMEFEELTDYRKLHDYVLSKVDKSKKNYVFLDEIQHVTNFEKVVDSLYVRDYIDLYITGSNAFFLSGELATLLTGRYIEQHVLPLSFQEFKQWHIENNPIIQQLSNRDLYAMYTHSSFPYTLAMTSQQETYDYLQAVYASVMFKDVIPRLNTADINSLERVARYLASVTGSPISINKIKNTFVSSGVKISFETVKRYIQGLQDSLLFYSAAQFKVRGRELLQSSEKYYLVDVGLRRIMLPDANADQGHILENVIYLELVRRGYTVYVGRVDEYEIDFVAVDTLQNLTYYQVALETLNEETLSRELRPLQKISDSYPKYLLTLDTIGAEANYNGIVKMSALDWLLSENK